The proteins below come from a single Rhizobium tropici CIAT 899 genomic window:
- a CDS encoding DUF1697 domain-containing protein, translating to MTVFVALLRAVNVGGTGMLSMADLKALCEEIGFQDVRTYIQSGNVVFRAGEDEATVQARLEKALAAKMGKSPGVILRSREALERAADNSPFPHAKPNYLLVTFLQEAAPEDALTKLVAPGGEEVHIAGLEIYVHYPDGSGRSKLKLPALKAGTSRNLNTVRKLAEMARELEDSGR from the coding sequence ATGACCGTCTTCGTCGCCCTGCTACGTGCCGTCAATGTCGGCGGCACCGGCATGCTGTCCATGGCCGATCTCAAGGCACTGTGCGAAGAGATCGGCTTTCAGGATGTGCGCACCTATATTCAGAGCGGCAATGTGGTCTTCCGCGCCGGGGAGGATGAGGCAACGGTGCAGGCTCGGCTTGAAAAGGCGCTGGCGGCCAAGATGGGCAAGTCTCCGGGCGTGATCCTACGCAGCCGCGAGGCTCTGGAAAGGGCGGCTGATAATTCGCCCTTCCCGCATGCCAAGCCGAACTACCTGCTGGTGACTTTTCTACAGGAGGCGGCACCGGAGGATGCGCTCACCAAGCTCGTCGCACCCGGCGGCGAAGAGGTCCATATCGCCGGTCTCGAAATCTATGTGCACTACCCAGATGGCTCCGGACGCTCGAAGCTGAAACTGCCGGCCTTGAAGGCAGGCACGTCCAGAAATCTCAATACGGTGCGCAAGCTTGCGGAGATGGCACGGGAGCTGGAGGACAGCGGACGTTGA